One part of the Solanum dulcamara chromosome 3, daSolDulc1.2, whole genome shotgun sequence genome encodes these proteins:
- the LOC129881779 gene encoding glutaredoxin-C11, with the protein MDKIRELASKRAAVIFTNSSCCMCHSMKALFYELGASPAIHELDQDSRGNEMAVALRSLGCNPCVPAISIGGHLVGSTKDVISLHVDGSLKQMLINAKAIWL; encoded by the coding sequence atgGATAAGATTAGAGAGTTGGCATCAAAGAGGGCAGCAGTAATATTCACTAATAGTTCATGTTGCATGTGTCATAGTATGAAAGCACTATTTTATGAACTAGGAGCAAGTCCAGCAATTCATGAACTAGATCAAGATTCAAGAGGCAATGAAATGGCGGTGGCATTGAGAAGCCTAGGTTGTAATCCATGTGTTCCTGCTATTTCCATTGGTGGACACCTTGTTGGATCAACTAAGGATGTTATTTCTCTTCATGTTGATGGATCTCTTAAACAAATGCTTATCAATGCTAAAGCTATTTGGTTGTAG